In Paenibacillus sp. J23TS9, a single genomic region encodes these proteins:
- a CDS encoding tagaturonate reductase: MSQQLSKSTYPQFPSYPERIIQFGGGNFMRAFVDWQLQQMNDQGLFQGSAVVVQPTEHGLSGLMAKQDCLFTVLLNGIFQGEPVSSHEIVTSISRVINPYTQYDDYLALAEDDGLEFITSNTTEAGISYHAGDRSGDMPPNSFPGKLTALLFRRFELKKKGFVIIPCELIDRNGEKLKHLVQQYAQEWQLGEAFSIWLDEENTFCCSLVDRIVPGYPRNTAKELEIKLGYLDELMVTAEPYLLWVIEGPEWMSERLPLHKTGLSVIFTDDMTPYRERKVHLLNGPHTAMVPLGLLAGLETVEEIMQDECFSRYVQELMENELAPMLDMPRENVLSYAKDIQERFKNPFIRHELTSISLNSISKFKARLLPILLRYQRVKGELPPLISLSFAALLLSYRGDRLTRQDVPDVLAIFDKAWSTPSSFVTTILKEESLWGEDLSTVPHLVQVIGEHIHQLDHAGSRAALQQRV, encoded by the coding sequence ATGTCGCAACAACTTTCTAAAAGCACTTATCCCCAATTCCCCTCTTATCCGGAGCGCATCATTCAATTTGGAGGCGGGAATTTCATGCGTGCCTTTGTAGACTGGCAGCTGCAGCAGATGAACGATCAGGGACTTTTTCAAGGCAGCGCCGTTGTCGTGCAGCCGACCGAACATGGGCTTAGCGGGCTGATGGCCAAGCAGGATTGTCTGTTTACCGTGCTTTTAAACGGCATTTTCCAGGGCGAGCCCGTGAGTTCCCATGAAATTGTGACCAGCATCAGTCGTGTTATTAATCCCTATACCCAATATGATGATTACTTGGCATTGGCTGAAGACGACGGGCTGGAGTTTATTACATCCAACACCACCGAAGCCGGGATTTCCTATCATGCCGGGGACCGATCGGGAGATATGCCTCCTAATAGCTTTCCAGGCAAATTAACGGCGCTGCTTTTTAGGCGGTTCGAACTTAAAAAAAAGGGATTTGTGATCATCCCCTGTGAACTGATTGACCGTAACGGCGAAAAATTGAAGCACCTTGTACAGCAGTATGCGCAGGAATGGCAGCTTGGGGAAGCTTTTTCAATCTGGCTTGATGAGGAAAATACCTTTTGCTGCAGCCTCGTGGACCGGATTGTTCCTGGCTATCCGCGAAATACCGCCAAGGAACTGGAAATCAAGCTGGGGTACCTGGATGAACTAATGGTCACTGCCGAGCCTTATCTCTTATGGGTCATTGAAGGTCCCGAATGGATGTCCGAACGACTTCCTCTTCATAAGACGGGGCTGAGCGTGATATTCACCGATGATATGACGCCTTACCGGGAGCGAAAGGTTCACCTGTTAAACGGCCCCCATACGGCTATGGTGCCCCTTGGCCTGTTAGCAGGACTCGAAACCGTTGAGGAGATCATGCAGGATGAATGCTTTTCCCGTTATGTGCAAGAGCTCATGGAGAACGAGCTTGCTCCCATGCTGGATATGCCGCGGGAGAATGTTCTCTCTTACGCCAAGGACATTCAGGAGCGCTTTAAAAATCCCTTTATCCGGCATGAATTAACGTCGATCTCGCTGAACAGCATTTCCAAGTTCAAAGCGCGTCTGCTGCCGATTCTTCTCCGTTATCAGCGGGTAAAAGGAGAGCTCCCTCCCCTCATCAGCCTCTCCTTTGCCGCATTACTGCTTAGCTACCGGGGAGACCGATTGACCCGGCAGGATGTTCCCGATGTACTTGCGATCTTTGATAAAGCTTGGAGCACCCCTTCCTCCTTCGTCACTACAATTTTGAAAGAGGAAAGTCTGTGGGGAGAAGACTTGTCGACAGTTCCACATCTTGTCCAGGTGATCGGTGAGCATATCCATCAGCTGGATCACGCAGGCAGCCGTGCTGCTCTGCAACAACGGGTTTAG
- a CDS encoding UxaA family hydrolase has translation MKPWLKMNPRDTVAVALRPIEAGEQMIVDDQALTIASDIPQGHKIALIRFVPGEMITKYGYPIGHATAAIEPGEWVHTHNIATNLAGEEAYEYQPELHPVTYPVRSLTFEGYRRASGKVGIRNDLYIVPTVGCVNGIAEQILQEFKARHPDFGAFDNITILKHPYGCSQLGDDHRQTRSILLDAVNHPNAGGVLVFGLGCENNIVTEFRTMLGDYDEERVKFLVAQEVGDEIEAGLNLLEELYVTAQGDHREPVPVSELNVGLKCGGSDGFSGITANPLLGAFSDFLISQGGSTILTEVPEMFGAEKMLMARAQSQEVYHDIVSLINDFKQYFLSYGEPVYENPSPGNKAGGISTLEDKSLGCTQKAGSAPVVDVLQYGEKLRKKGLSLLQAPGNDLVASSALAASDCHLVLFTTGRGTPFGSFVPTVKIATNNELFAKKGHWMDFNAGPLLEKPMTEVLEQFIAYIIEVASGRKTRNEHNEVRELAIFKTGVTL, from the coding sequence ATGAAACCATGGCTGAAAATGAACCCCCGGGATACGGTCGCCGTTGCCTTACGACCTATTGAAGCCGGGGAACAAATGATTGTCGATGACCAAGCACTTACTATCGCTTCGGACATTCCGCAAGGTCATAAAATTGCGCTGATCCGCTTTGTACCCGGAGAAATGATTACCAAATACGGTTACCCGATCGGTCATGCAACGGCTGCCATTGAGCCCGGTGAGTGGGTGCATACACATAACATCGCAACCAATCTGGCAGGAGAAGAAGCGTATGAATACCAGCCGGAGCTGCACCCGGTTACCTATCCGGTCCGCAGCTTAACCTTTGAGGGGTATCGCCGGGCCAGCGGCAAAGTCGGTATCCGGAACGATCTGTACATTGTTCCGACAGTTGGATGCGTAAATGGCATAGCCGAGCAGATCCTCCAGGAATTCAAAGCACGGCATCCAGATTTTGGGGCTTTTGATAATATCACAATCCTCAAGCATCCATACGGCTGCTCACAGCTCGGCGACGATCATCGCCAGACCCGCAGCATACTGCTCGATGCGGTGAACCACCCTAACGCCGGCGGTGTATTGGTCTTCGGGCTTGGCTGCGAGAACAATATCGTAACTGAATTTCGCACCATGCTGGGAGATTACGATGAGGAACGCGTGAAATTTTTGGTGGCGCAGGAGGTTGGCGATGAAATCGAGGCGGGGCTGAACCTGCTGGAAGAGCTCTACGTGACCGCACAAGGCGATCATCGTGAGCCGGTTCCCGTGAGTGAATTAAATGTAGGTCTGAAATGCGGCGGTTCCGATGGATTTTCCGGCATTACGGCCAATCCGCTGCTCGGCGCTTTTTCCGACTTTCTCATCTCTCAAGGTGGATCAACGATCTTAACCGAGGTTCCTGAGATGTTCGGTGCCGAAAAGATGCTGATGGCACGCGCGCAAAGCCAAGAGGTTTATCATGACATTGTTTCTTTGATTAATGATTTTAAGCAATATTTCCTGTCGTATGGCGAACCGGTTTATGAGAACCCTTCCCCGGGCAATAAAGCAGGCGGCATCAGCACCCTGGAGGACAAATCGCTGGGCTGCACACAAAAGGCTGGCAGCGCGCCGGTAGTCGACGTGCTGCAATACGGCGAGAAGCTCCGCAAAAAGGGGCTCAGCCTGCTCCAAGCTCCAGGCAATGATCTCGTAGCCTCTTCCGCACTTGCGGCATCCGATTGCCATCTGGTTTTGTTTACAACCGGACGCGGCACGCCTTTTGGCAGCTTTGTCCCAACGGTGAAGATCGCGACCAACAATGAGCTGTTCGCCAAAAAAGGCCACTGGATGGATTTCAATGCCGGTCCGCTGCTGGAAAAACCGATGACCGAGGTTCTGGAGCAATTTATAGCTTACATTATTGAGGTCGCCAGCGGCCGGAAGACCCGAAATGAACATAATGAAGTCCGCGAGCTGGCTATCTTCAAAACCGGAGTTACTCTGTAA
- the uxaC gene encoding glucuronate isomerase, translated as MFLNDDFLLSTDTARTLFHQYAKDMPIIDYHCHLDPKEIYENKHFRNLCEAWLSGDHYKWRLMRANGIPESHITGDASDYDKFMAWAVTVPKTVGNPLYSWTHLELRRFFGIDELLNEESAPRIWEEVNAKLATSAFQRRNIIKNANVKIVCTTDDPADSLEYHQLLKKEEQDFQVLPAFRPDKALGIDAPGFTDWLRRLEQAAGKEVLSYASLVDILKQRVDFFHEQGCRLSDHALDTLRYQAGDSEAVEKIFAKRLAEEGLSQEEVTIYKTELLNTLIGFYHEKDWTMQLHLHAYRNNNTPMFNRLGPDTGYDGLNDLPLTGSLSQLLDRAESGQGLPKTILYSLNPNDYPSLLALMGCYQKDTPGKLQLGSGWWYNDTRNGMRQQLTLFADNSLLARFVGMLTDSRSFLSYTRHEYFRRVLCELIGEWTERGEAPDDMELLGRMVESIAYHNASEYFGFQSAD; from the coding sequence ATGTTTTTAAACGATGACTTTTTATTATCTACTGACACAGCTCGCACCCTGTTCCATCAATATGCCAAGGATATGCCTATTATTGATTATCACTGCCATCTGGATCCGAAAGAAATTTATGAAAATAAGCATTTCCGCAATCTGTGCGAGGCCTGGCTCTCCGGGGATCATTACAAATGGCGGCTCATGCGTGCCAATGGCATTCCGGAGTCACATATTACAGGCGACGCTTCAGATTACGATAAGTTTATGGCGTGGGCGGTAACCGTCCCCAAGACGGTAGGCAACCCCCTATACAGCTGGACGCATCTGGAACTCCGCCGTTTTTTTGGTATCGATGAGCTGTTAAATGAGGAATCGGCACCACGCATTTGGGAGGAAGTAAATGCCAAGCTTGCCACATCTGCATTTCAGCGCCGAAACATCATTAAGAATGCCAATGTCAAAATCGTTTGCACCACAGACGATCCCGCGGATTCCCTTGAATATCACCAGCTTCTGAAAAAAGAAGAGCAGGATTTCCAGGTACTTCCCGCGTTTCGTCCGGACAAAGCGCTAGGCATCGATGCCCCTGGCTTCACCGACTGGCTGCGGCGTTTAGAACAGGCTGCCGGAAAAGAGGTCCTTTCCTACGCATCCCTCGTCGATATTTTAAAGCAGCGGGTGGACTTTTTTCATGAACAAGGCTGCCGGCTCTCCGATCATGCGCTGGATACTTTGCGCTATCAAGCAGGTGATTCCGAAGCTGTGGAGAAGATTTTTGCTAAAAGACTTGCAGAGGAGGGATTATCCCAAGAAGAGGTTACCATCTACAAAACCGAGCTCTTAAACACGCTGATCGGATTCTATCATGAAAAGGACTGGACGATGCAGCTGCATCTGCATGCTTACCGCAACAACAATACTCCGATGTTTAATCGGCTGGGACCGGATACAGGCTACGATGGTTTGAATGATTTGCCGCTGACCGGGTCATTATCACAACTGCTCGACCGCGCCGAAAGCGGGCAGGGGCTGCCCAAAACCATTCTCTATTCTTTAAATCCTAACGATTATCCTTCGCTGCTGGCATTAATGGGCTGCTATCAAAAAGACACGCCAGGTAAGCTGCAATTAGGCTCTGGCTGGTGGTATAACGATACCCGAAACGGCATGCGCCAGCAATTAACCCTATTTGCCGACAACAGCCTACTCGCCCGATTCGTAGGTATGCTTACGGATTCCCGCAGCTTTCTGTCTTATACGCGCCATGAGTATTTCCGCCGGGTATTATGCGAGCTGATCGGTGAATGGACAGAACGCGGCGAAGCACCCGACGACATGGAACTGCTCGGTCGGATGGTAGAAAGTATCGCATATCACAACGCTTCGGAGTACTTTGGATTTCAATCCGCTGATTAA
- a CDS encoding alpha/beta hydrolase — MLQVCHFTEGASEESVSRSSSLLTLYPVGETNGEILPFILVLPGGGYQNLAEHEGEPVARWLNGLGIHAGVLHYQLGKFEPAALIQDVQDAITWARQAPEEWAINPQQVGMIGFSAGGHLASITAVTGTVKPDLLLLGYPVITFEDPYTHQGSRLNFLGEHPEPEKLHTFSSDRQADSSSPPTFIWTTANDAGVPVENSLLFAGALSKAGVPFELHVFEDGRHGLGLSEDNAHCQQWLGCCANWLQQHHFVKQGI, encoded by the coding sequence ATGCTGCAGGTATGTCATTTCACAGAAGGAGCATCGGAAGAATCTGTTTCCCGAAGCTCCTCTCTTCTCACTCTTTATCCGGTTGGTGAGACTAATGGAGAAATTCTCCCCTTTATACTCGTTCTGCCTGGCGGCGGGTACCAAAACTTGGCTGAACATGAAGGCGAGCCGGTTGCTAGGTGGTTAAACGGACTCGGTATTCATGCAGGTGTGCTCCATTATCAGCTTGGAAAATTCGAACCTGCTGCCTTGATTCAAGACGTGCAGGATGCAATCACCTGGGCCCGGCAAGCTCCTGAGGAGTGGGCGATTAACCCGCAGCAGGTCGGTATGATTGGATTCTCGGCCGGCGGACATTTAGCTTCGATCACTGCCGTTACTGGAACTGTAAAGCCGGATTTATTACTACTCGGATACCCAGTCATTACTTTCGAAGACCCTTATACCCATCAAGGGAGCCGGCTGAACTTCTTGGGTGAGCATCCGGAACCGGAGAAGCTTCACACCTTTTCTTCCGATCGGCAAGCAGACTCCTCGTCACCGCCAACCTTTATATGGACAACGGCCAATGACGCAGGCGTTCCGGTGGAGAACAGCCTGCTGTTCGCCGGCGCACTGTCCAAAGCGGGAGTTCCTTTTGAACTGCATGTGTTTGAGGATGGCCGTCATGGCCTTGGGCTTTCAGAAGACAACGCCCATTGCCAGCAATGGCTTGGCTGCTGTGCGAATTGGCTGCAACAACATCACTTTGTTAAGCAGGGAATCTAA
- a CDS encoding rhamnogalacturonan acetylesterase — protein MTHSLFIAGDSTAARKEGSKKPMAGWGEYLQGYLDPSIRVDNRAINGRSTKSFLSEGHYAAIEQELQPGDYVFIQFGHNDEKKEDPLRYTDPAAEYRYNLLHYIESTRRCGGIPVLLTSVSRRRFTSDGFPDPAAVGLYPSAMREVAKESGTPLLDIFAASQQLYRDLGHTGSQELFMHLPEKMHPNYPEGISDDTHFSEEGAQRIAGLVVQAIAQSSALSHLHRKLRVKEA, from the coding sequence ATGACACATTCCCTGTTTATTGCCGGCGATTCCACCGCAGCTCGAAAGGAAGGTTCCAAGAAACCGATGGCCGGCTGGGGAGAATATCTCCAGGGATACTTGGACCCGTCCATTCGTGTAGACAACCGGGCGATCAACGGTCGCAGTACCAAGTCCTTTCTTTCGGAAGGTCACTATGCTGCCATAGAGCAAGAGCTTCAGCCTGGAGATTACGTCTTCATTCAATTCGGGCACAATGATGAGAAAAAGGAAGACCCTTTGCGGTATACCGATCCTGCTGCGGAGTATCGTTACAATCTGCTGCATTATATTGAATCGACCCGCCGCTGCGGGGGCATTCCCGTACTGCTGACCTCCGTCAGCCGGCGCCGTTTCACCAGCGATGGGTTTCCGGATCCTGCTGCCGTTGGGCTTTACCCCTCTGCCATGCGAGAGGTTGCGAAGGAATCCGGGACCCCCCTGCTTGATATTTTCGCAGCATCACAACAGCTTTATCGAGATTTAGGACATACAGGATCACAGGAATTGTTCATGCATTTACCAGAGAAGATGCATCCCAACTATCCCGAGGGCATTTCGGATGATACCCACTTTTCAGAAGAAGGCGCGCAGCGTATAGCCGGGCTTGTGGTACAGGCAATTGCACAGTCCAGTGCATTGTCTCATCTGCATAGAAAGCTCCGTGTGAAGGAGGCTTAA
- a CDS encoding sugar phosphate isomerase/epimerase, translating to MMSIPLHLGIRAHDFGQIPLHELTLKLQKYEFSHIQFALKKSFPESVPRLSALSPGTAAHYGEAFRQAGIRIAVLGCYVNIVDSDPHKREEALSDFNIHLRLARDFGASLVGTETGSVGNGYTSDNFTEDAFQKVVASVRVMVAEAERFGMTVGIEAGLNHPLHTAPLTRRLLDLVPSPNLQVILDCANLMSPDNYLEQESVIEEALEILGNRIAVIHLKDFMMKEGRIHIVPVGQGWLHFAPILRYMKYQRPHIQGILESTPEIHLEESIAFLKGMYEEV from the coding sequence ATGATGAGTATTCCGCTTCATTTGGGCATCCGTGCACATGATTTTGGGCAGATCCCGTTGCATGAGCTGACTTTAAAGCTTCAAAAATATGAATTTTCACATATTCAGTTCGCCTTAAAAAAATCCTTTCCCGAAAGTGTTCCCCGTCTGTCTGCCCTAAGCCCAGGTACGGCCGCTCACTATGGTGAAGCATTCCGGCAGGCGGGAATTCGGATTGCGGTGCTTGGATGTTATGTCAATATTGTGGACTCCGATCCACATAAGCGTGAGGAGGCATTGTCTGATTTCAACATCCATTTACGTCTGGCAAGAGATTTTGGCGCCAGTCTGGTAGGAACGGAAACGGGCAGTGTGGGAAATGGCTATACGTCAGACAACTTTACAGAGGATGCATTTCAGAAGGTTGTTGCTTCTGTGAGGGTCATGGTTGCCGAAGCCGAGCGTTTTGGCATGACGGTGGGTATCGAAGCCGGCTTGAATCATCCTTTGCATACGGCTCCATTGACTCGCAGGCTTCTCGATTTGGTCCCTTCACCTAATCTGCAGGTTATTCTGGACTGTGCCAACCTCATGAGTCCAGACAATTACTTGGAGCAGGAATCTGTGATCGAGGAAGCACTTGAGATTCTGGGCAACCGGATTGCCGTGATCCATCTCAAAGATTTTATGATGAAGGAAGGCCGCATTCACATCGTCCCCGTAGGTCAGGGCTGGCTTCATTTCGCACCGATTCTTCGTTATATGAAATATCAGCGCCCTCATATTCAAGGCATTCTGGAAAGCACTCCCGAGATACATCTGGAAGAAAGCATTGCTTTTTTGAAGGGGATGTATGAAGAAGTGTAA
- a CDS encoding stalk domain-containing protein, producing MKKTLLFFFGLISLLCGFSLINWTTGTAYAEESQLQIKDIAGKDTYLMSDGSMWSTVDGSRIVHTPGAIATISGNVYHGRGITQDGRLISWEFGAPDVLEGKTGVKQVSGSYWLKTDGTVWSGDKPMKNLNSILLIADGDKSFAALSSNGDVLFEEPYKPGQFKKLGMVEQASSIKSMAVHDGRVALLYDSGKVVVYETSNFDDNGRIIPVTVTQDAIHIVYVSRYPTDALIVTLKDGTVWVTGEYKDRWKLKDPIAGLSGIVKTAVDSYKDDLSEGIYAQHSDGSWVLYKNGEISPVDVPVVTDLAVSISDTKPFVGDSLKVDIQETYSNKAKIKVPVSDAKVDVEKPYLVKLQPDGTLKAAGVGKTQVTVTSSGVSSTVTISTSLRNNLKYAKQVNSNVFVPAKAVIQALGGTVSGGSEGMDAKFGETAISFKAGSSQASLNGNMIRLKASPILDKGELLIPASMLTDALGASVSWDAKWKQAQISFGDASMTIVSSETAGLIKKAMQGSLAKFIGKTYWVNDFEGWERFSKITVTDVLPDDKGEFSIVFKSGGGQTLRSYPMNSSEVMQLFADRSSLLNYDPYQKFKWSASVWKQIKAGSVSLGMTKEQVQLSWGNPVAKDITTGGGKTIETWGYSNFDVVSFVDGKVILIIM from the coding sequence TTGAAAAAGACATTATTATTTTTTTTCGGACTGATTAGCTTACTTTGTGGATTCAGTTTAATCAATTGGACAACAGGTACAGCCTATGCTGAAGAAAGCCAGCTTCAGATTAAAGACATTGCTGGGAAGGATACCTATTTAATGAGTGATGGTTCGATGTGGTCCACGGTCGACGGGTCTCGAATCGTCCACACACCCGGAGCCATAGCTACAATTAGTGGCAATGTGTATCATGGTAGGGGAATAACCCAGGATGGACGGTTGATTTCATGGGAATTCGGTGCTCCGGATGTTCTCGAAGGCAAGACAGGGGTGAAGCAGGTTTCAGGAAGCTACTGGCTGAAGACGGACGGTACAGTATGGTCCGGAGACAAGCCAATGAAAAATCTAAACAGCATATTACTCATTGCTGATGGCGATAAGAGTTTTGCGGCGTTGTCTTCAAATGGAGATGTGCTCTTTGAAGAACCTTACAAACCAGGGCAGTTCAAAAAGCTTGGCATGGTGGAGCAAGCATCTTCGATCAAGTCTATGGCGGTTCATGATGGTCGTGTTGCCTTGCTATATGACAGCGGTAAAGTTGTTGTCTATGAAACATCCAATTTTGATGATAACGGCCGTATTATTCCAGTCACGGTCACACAGGATGCTATTCATATCGTGTATGTTTCAAGATATCCTACGGATGCCCTCATTGTTACGCTTAAGGATGGTACCGTGTGGGTGACGGGAGAATATAAGGATCGCTGGAAGCTTAAGGACCCAATAGCCGGTCTTAGCGGAATCGTAAAAACGGCTGTGGATTCGTATAAAGATGATCTGTCCGAAGGGATTTACGCTCAGCATAGCGACGGGAGCTGGGTCTTGTACAAAAATGGTGAAATTTCACCGGTCGATGTGCCGGTCGTTACGGACTTGGCGGTTTCAATATCCGATACAAAGCCTTTTGTAGGGGACAGCTTGAAGGTAGACATCCAGGAAACCTATTCGAACAAAGCAAAGATTAAGGTTCCGGTTAGTGATGCCAAAGTGGATGTCGAAAAACCATACCTGGTGAAATTGCAGCCGGATGGAACGCTGAAAGCGGCTGGAGTTGGCAAGACACAGGTCACGGTAACTTCAAGTGGAGTATCCAGTACAGTGACGATATCCACCAGTCTCCGTAATAATCTGAAATATGCTAAGCAGGTAAATAGCAATGTATTTGTTCCAGCCAAAGCCGTTATCCAAGCGCTGGGAGGCACGGTTTCAGGTGGAAGCGAAGGCATGGATGCAAAGTTCGGTGAGACGGCGATCTCATTCAAAGCGGGCAGCAGTCAAGCTTCACTTAACGGAAATATGATCCGGTTAAAGGCTTCTCCTATCCTTGATAAGGGAGAACTTCTCATCCCTGCTTCGATGTTGACCGACGCGCTGGGAGCAAGTGTGAGCTGGGATGCCAAATGGAAGCAAGCGCAGATTTCCTTTGGAGATGCCAGTATGACCATCGTTTCCTCGGAAACGGCGGGATTAATCAAAAAAGCGATGCAGGGCAGCCTAGCCAAATTTATCGGTAAGACCTATTGGGTGAATGATTTTGAGGGCTGGGAACGTTTCTCTAAAATTACGGTAACCGATGTGCTGCCTGACGACAAAGGAGAGTTCTCCATTGTATTCAAATCGGGTGGGGGTCAAACACTGCGAAGCTACCCCATGAACTCGTCCGAAGTCATGCAGTTGTTTGCGGACCGATCTTCGTTATTAAATTACGACCCTTATCAAAAATTCAAATGGTCCGCATCCGTCTGGAAACAGATCAAAGCAGGCAGCGTTTCTCTCGGGATGACCAAAGAACAAGTACAGCTCTCCTGGGGGAATCCTGTGGCCAAGGATATTACGACTGGTGGCGGCAAAACCATCGAAACATGGGGTTACTCTAATTTCGACGTTGTTTCTTTCGTGGATGGAAAAGTGATATTGATTATTATGTAA
- a CDS encoding sialate O-acetylesterase produces the protein MHHQIGVTIEQGPQPWTIIQQREGFASIELNGAWTPPGDGSSYGQVYVRIVKEDSSENVMGWTPALTDQASHTWSLHLVNIPAGGLYRLETSLQMDGKAAMEWFTRGDMVHHLGVGDLWVIAGQSNAAGYGRGPVNDPPELGIHLLRHNGRWDLATHPFSDSTQSLHMENRENANPGHSPFLSFARIVKRDTGWPIGLIPVAHGGSPLSKWNPEEDGMLYRVMMDTILSTGGDIRGILWYQGCTDCTPKESPTYLSRFRTMVESIRRDLGQDTLPVLTVQLNRHTSSNPSTEGDISWGTLREHQRQAAHEIPHVTVIPALDCPLSDEIHNSPAGNLLIGERLARAALSEVYGMPVHYQAPEIQSARLLPEGSQDIAILEIAFNHVKGNLLTTGPLQPVFTVEDEEGLIHASECTLTGSNTIQVQLNRSVRGRACLHGAFEENPAAHLPLDNATYLPMLGFYQFPIE, from the coding sequence ATGCATCATCAAATCGGCGTTACTATTGAGCAGGGACCCCAGCCGTGGACTATCATTCAGCAGCGAGAAGGCTTTGCTTCTATAGAGCTTAACGGAGCCTGGACCCCACCTGGGGATGGAAGTAGTTACGGCCAGGTATATGTAAGGATTGTTAAGGAGGACTCTTCAGAAAATGTGATGGGATGGACTCCTGCCCTGACCGATCAGGCATCGCATACATGGTCACTCCACCTGGTGAATATTCCAGCCGGCGGCTTGTACCGCCTGGAGACCTCCCTTCAGATGGACGGCAAGGCTGCAATGGAATGGTTTACGCGCGGCGACATGGTCCATCACCTCGGAGTAGGTGATCTCTGGGTCATTGCCGGGCAGAGCAATGCCGCAGGTTATGGCAGAGGTCCCGTAAACGACCCGCCCGAACTCGGAATTCACCTGCTTCGTCATAACGGACGATGGGATCTGGCGACGCATCCTTTTAGCGATTCGACTCAGTCCCTTCATATGGAGAACCGGGAGAACGCCAACCCGGGTCATTCCCCGTTCCTCTCCTTCGCCCGGATCGTCAAAAGGGACACCGGCTGGCCAATCGGTTTAATCCCGGTGGCTCACGGCGGTTCTCCGCTTAGTAAATGGAACCCCGAGGAGGATGGCATGTTGTATCGGGTGATGATGGATACGATCCTGTCCACCGGCGGCGATATTCGCGGCATCCTATGGTATCAAGGCTGTACAGACTGTACACCCAAGGAGTCGCCGACGTATTTATCCCGTTTCCGTACGATGGTCGAATCGATCCGGAGAGATTTGGGCCAAGATACTCTGCCGGTACTGACAGTTCAACTGAACCGTCATACCTCGTCCAATCCGTCGACGGAAGGAGATATTTCCTGGGGAACGCTACGTGAGCATCAGCGTCAGGCCGCTCACGAAATACCTCATGTGACGGTTATTCCGGCTCTCGACTGCCCGCTCTCGGATGAAATTCATAATAGCCCGGCGGGTAATCTTCTGATCGGTGAGCGGTTAGCACGTGCTGCCCTGTCGGAGGTTTATGGTATGCCTGTTCACTATCAGGCTCCGGAAATCCAATCCGCAAGGCTGCTTCCGGAAGGATCACAGGATATAGCAATCCTTGAGATTGCCTTTAATCATGTCAAAGGCAATCTCCTGACAACCGGTCCGCTCCAACCCGTCTTCACCGTGGAGGATGAAGAAGGTCTGATCCATGCATCTGAATGTACCCTTACTGGCTCCAATACCATCCAAGTTCAGCTAAATCGCAGCGTGAGAGGCCGTGCCTGCTTACATGGTGCCTTTGAGGAGAATCCTGCCGCTCATCTACCTCTGGATAATGCGACGTATCTGCCGATGCTAGGATTCTATCAGTTTCCGATCGAATAA
- a CDS encoding OsmC family protein: MKVFVERVSRFLQLAHAQSRTVTIDQSVERGGGNMGFRPTELWLVGLSSCSVMTLLRYAEQKELLLTDVSVTAEDTVDDQGDISAIDFRVTFAGGLTAQQKAELLSHVKSNCKVLRTVGPHIAIRYREADPDAAVHTGTSCTLEGGNCCM, translated from the coding sequence ATGAAAGTATTTGTTGAACGGGTGAGCCGGTTCTTACAATTGGCCCATGCGCAGAGCCGTACCGTTACGATTGACCAAAGCGTAGAACGGGGAGGCGGCAACATGGGTTTTCGCCCCACCGAGCTTTGGCTTGTTGGATTATCGTCATGCTCTGTGATGACACTGCTCCGGTACGCGGAGCAGAAGGAGCTTCTTCTGACGGATGTATCCGTAACGGCTGAGGATACGGTAGATGATCAAGGCGATATATCTGCGATTGATTTTAGAGTGACCTTTGCAGGGGGGCTGACCGCACAGCAGAAAGCAGAACTGCTTTCACATGTCAAAAGCAACTGCAAGGTTTTGCGGACCGTAGGGCCTCATATTGCGATCCGTTATAGAGAGGCTGATCCGGATGCAGCTGTGCATACCGGCACAAGCTGTACATTAGAAGGCGGAAATTGCTGTATGTAA